A segment of the Polyodon spathula isolate WHYD16114869_AA chromosome 17, ASM1765450v1, whole genome shotgun sequence genome:
taaattatattcCCCACCTCAAGATGGTTTCCCATGTACCTGCttagacctctcagaactacatttcccatcatcctcctgctcacggGTAAATCCATCtcggttacatatgtgagcaggaggatgatgggaaatgtaattcGAGAGGTCTATGCGGGtgcatgggaagccatcttgaggcagggaatgcaatttaagagtttaaaaaagtggtcaaaatgtaaaaaagaaaacaattcacacaacatacataaacagttgtagcaacacaataaaatgaaaaggttttcATGTGCCCTTTAATAGAGTACATATTATACTTTTATTTCATCTGTATATATCTAGCTATACCATACACAGAACATATGCAAAAGTCACTGTAACCATTAGTATAACAAGATTCCACCTATTCTGTTTATGCAGATATGTACAACATAGCACAGACATTAGCAGCACATGGAGTGTTTTGCAGCAGACTGATGGCACCACATTCTCATTGCTTTATCAGCGAGTGAATGACAACAGTCATTATAGCCCTGTCAAATTCAATGGCTCTAAACTCTACTCAGCAGTGCTGTTAGGaagctaaatacaaaaaaaaaagattacaaatcaataaatacagaaTACATGGTGAAAACACTTACATACATATAAAAGGCTAAAGAGCTTCAGATTCTTTTTAAAGTTCCCAGTGTTTCAGATATGATTCATCTGGTAAACTCTAACATGGATTCATTTTTAGTAATAAGTGCTTTCATTTGTCATACTCTGTTGATTTAGGTACATGTTACTTATAATTTAGGATTTTAATCAATTAAATCCCTCCTGCCAAGGATGAAGAGATGTTTTTCTGTGAACCTGTCTTCATACAGTAGCTTGTGCCTTTAGCTCCTGTGATTTGCCTAGCCCTCCTCTGTAGCTCCTCATGAaatttgcaattattttgaaTGAGGTGACTAGAACAGGACACAATAATCATTCAAAGTGGGATCTTTTTTCTTCCCAGTGTCACACCATTTTTGAGTTTTATGCATTTATCCCCAATATTGTCTCTTAGCTAGCTTTTAGATCTATTTAATGCTTGCTTTAGATTACTAAAGGGTGGGTTTAATCAAATAATAACCCTGTGAGGATCCCCAGGTGAGCACCTGCTCATGGCGTGCAGGTGAGTTATATAACCAGGAGCCTGCTGCTTGTGAACATTCAACCTCATTTCCTGAGGTGCGTCATGCAGGTGTTTTTAATTAAGGGCTAACTGAATGTTCCAATAAAaggttttgtaatttttgtaatgCAAGAGCATGGTCATGGTAGTTCATTAAATAGTGCCTCAAAACAGAAACATAACTCAAATTTATGTTCAGTGGGGTGGAAAGGCATTTAGGGAAAATGACTTATCTCAATATTGAAGCATGAGAATTCCAAACCACTGCAgacattatacaaaaaaaacattaaaagacatTTGAAGCTCTACAGATGGTAACACTGCAGCTCAGAAAGGACTCCTTACCTGGGCGTTTTTTAGTTTAGATAGGCAGATCAGttttgtgtttcagatcattgaaTCTAGTGGAAATATGCATTGTATATGTGGGTTTGATAATCCACATTGGGCCCCTCCCCTCTCTATGTCATTGCATGCCCAGAGGCCCTCCTTCTCTTTCCCACTTTGCTAGCCCTAACACACTGAATCAGGAATGGGTCAGAGAGGGTATATGGGGAAGAGTTGTGGACAGTCACTTTCCACTCTAACAAAGGCTCATTTTCTGGGCACAAACTTGGCTGGGTAACCTGATACTATGGGAAAAGTTACAAATTTGAGATCTAAAGACACATTTCTTTTGTGTTGTAATGTTAGAGGACAAAAATCACCCGTGTTAAAGCCAGGTTGCCTAGCCTAGAGAGAAACCAACTATAGACAATGattcaattatatattttctatgGAGGGCATACTGTTAActatcaattttatttttcaagccaGCTGTTGGCCATTGAATTTTTATGATGTTAAATTGCAGAGTTCTAACCTTACCTATTCTTCCTCCAGCCCATGCCAGCTTCTGTATCTCATGCTACGCTGGCTTTCCAGGGTGAAAAACAGAGCAGTTATACAGAGAAGATGCTGCAATGAATTTGATGTAAGAAGCATGATTGATTTAGTGACGTTGCTTAGTAAACAGCCAAtcacaatgctttttaaatgaaaaacctACATGTGTATGATAGAGGGTgcaagacaaaataaatacatatttacacacaTGGTCAGGGTACATTTTGTTCATGCACAACTACAGCCCATGAACAGAATAAACCCAGGCCAGGGTTAGGAAGATTCAGAATGGTGACCATGGTCATCTATCTGTTTGCAAACACACGAATGACCTACAGTACAGATATGGTACTGCAGACTAAATGTCAACCACAGATCTGGACAAATACAGCTAATTGCTTCCCTTTGCAGCAGACAATTaagaaaaatacatatcaataaatacaaaaaagtcaaTAAACAGATGCATAATCCCTTTCCCTTGTACTACTGCTGCGACAATTCGACCCCAATTTATAATAAGTGCGTTGTGTTCTGTCTTGACTGGCCACTCACAGCAGTTTGTTATTAGCAGTGGGATTCTGGCTGTTCCAATATAGCTTCTCCTCGGCCCTCTTCTTCTTATTCCACTGACAGAACAGCAGCAGCTTAAAGGTCTTCTGAAAGGTCTTGTTGCATAGGGCGTAGCAGATGGGGTTGATTGTACTGTTGACGTAACAAAGCCAGTAACCGAGATGCCACAGGGAGGTGGGGATGCAGTCTGAGAAGGTCGAAATTAAGACCATGATGTTGTAAGGAGTCCAGGTGAGGATGAACGCCAGGAGAATTGCACTCAGAGTCTGTGCCGCTTTCTTCTCCTTTATAAGAACCATCCGTTTCCTCTTAGTGATCTGGTTCTTCAGGCTGGGATCGATGTTTTTAGAAGCCAAGGGTCCCATGGATTCTGCCGAGGAACAAGACGAGGCTGCCAGATGGGAACAGCCGTTTTTGTTCAAAGGGGGGCTGATGTCTTTAGCAACCAGCTTGAATTTGTAGGAAACCCCTTTTTTATTGTTGATGTATTTGGCGGGCGAGGTGAAGTAGCAGCTCAAGTTTGGCTGGTCTTCACCAAAGTCGTCTCTCCCCTCTGAGTCTGCAGGGCTTTCGTTTTGGCTGCCTCGGCTGATCTGGTTCTTGTGAGCAGCCTGGAAGATGGGCTTGTGCCTGTCGTCATCTTCAGAAGATGGATAGTTATTGAAGGACGTCGCCTGGTCATTCTTGGACCACTCATCGTTGACGTTAGGTGCGAGGGCTTCTTTCAAGACCGTGCTTCTGCTAGAGGATGACCAGGAGGTTTCGTTCTGATCCCGGTTGGCATCCATCTGCCGTTTACAATTGAAACACGATTTGAGAAGAGGGTTTTGAGGTTTCGCAATCCTTGGGTCAGCTGAGAAGTTTGAGCCTTGAAGTTCGGCCAGGTCCTTGGTGCGTTTCTCAGTCTCCTTGTAGATACGACAGTACAATATCGTCATGATAGATACGGGAATGTAGAAAGCCGCAATGGCGGTGCCGAAGGTTATGACAGGCACAGAGAAGAACTGAATCTCACATTCACCGGGAGGCACAGTTCGTTCTCCAACAAAGTACTGCCAACATATAATGGCAGGAGCCCATAAAACAAAAGACACCAACCAAGCAAGGCCGATCATGATGCCAGCCCTTTTTGGTGTACGTTTAGCCCTGTAAGTCAAAGGTCTTGTGATAGAAAAGTATCTGTCGAAGCTGATGACTAACAAATTCATTACAGAGGCGTTGCTGGCCACGTAATCCAGAGCTAGCCACAGGTCACAGGCAAGGGTCCCGAGTGACCAGTATCCCATTAGTATGTAAGAGGTATAGAGATTCATGGAGAACACACCTATAATGAGGTCAGCAAAAGCCAGGCTCAGCAAATAGTAATTGTTGACTGTCTTCAGCTGACTGTTGACTTTAAATGATACC
Coding sequences within it:
- the LOC121329963 gene encoding muscarinic acetylcholine receptor M5-like produces the protein MENFTLASSNASSLQHVSSYSLWEIITIATASAIVSLITIIGNILVMVSFKVNSQLKTVNNYYLLSLAFADLIIGVFSMNLYTSYILMGYWSLGTLACDLWLALDYVASNASVMNLLVISFDRYFSITRPLTYRAKRTPKRAGIMIGLAWLVSFVLWAPAIICWQYFVGERTVPPGECEIQFFSVPVITFGTAIAAFYIPVSIMTILYCRIYKETEKRTKDLAELQGSNFSADPRIAKPQNPLLKSCFNCKRQMDANRDQNETSWSSSSRSTVLKEALAPNVNDEWSKNDQATSFNNYPSSEDDDRHKPIFQAAHKNQISRGSQNESPADSEGRDDFGEDQPNLSCYFTSPAKYINNKKGVSYKFKLVAKDISPPLNKNGCSHLAASSCSSAESMGPLASKNIDPSLKNQITKRKRMVLIKEKKAAQTLSAILLAFILTWTPYNIMVLISTFSDCIPTSLWHLGYWLCYVNSTINPICYALCNKTFQKTFKLLLFCQWNKKKRAEEKLYWNSQNPTANNKLL